A portion of the Actomonas aquatica genome contains these proteins:
- a CDS encoding sugar phosphate isomerase/epimerase family protein has protein sequence MAKPRTSLQLWSVRQHTQQDFAGTVAAVAKMGYQGVETAGFGNLEPADAAKAIADAGLVVSGMHLNIRLFRADFNKVVDEALLCGATDLIVPSWPAAHYRSAAACRQIGAELNELGARLRPLGFKLHFHNHDWEMKEVEGRRVFDWILDEASPANLGCQADVYWVHKGGKDPVEFIREQGRRISLLHVKDEKEIGSGPVDFAPIFAATAEIGAVQWNVIEVEKYNHDPLESVRLSLEQLKTWGQA, from the coding sequence ATGGCCAAACCCCGCACTTCCCTCCAGCTCTGGTCCGTTCGCCAGCACACGCAGCAAGACTTCGCCGGCACCGTCGCCGCGGTCGCCAAGATGGGCTACCAAGGCGTCGAAACCGCCGGCTTCGGCAACCTCGAGCCCGCCGATGCCGCCAAAGCCATTGCCGATGCCGGCCTCGTCGTCTCCGGCATGCACCTCAACATCCGCCTCTTCCGGGCCGACTTCAACAAGGTCGTCGACGAGGCCCTGCTCTGCGGCGCGACCGATCTCATCGTGCCCTCCTGGCCCGCCGCCCACTACCGCAGCGCCGCCGCCTGCCGCCAGATCGGCGCGGAGCTCAACGAGCTCGGTGCCCGCCTCCGCCCGCTCGGCTTCAAACTCCACTTCCACAACCACGATTGGGAAATGAAGGAGGTCGAGGGTCGCCGCGTCTTCGATTGGATTCTCGACGAAGCCAGCCCCGCCAACCTCGGCTGCCAGGCCGACGTCTATTGGGTCCACAAAGGCGGCAAAGACCCCGTGGAATTCATCCGCGAGCAAGGCCGCCGCATCAGCCTCCTGCACGTGAAGGACGAAAAGGAAATCGGCAGCGGCCCCGTCGACTTCGCCCCGATCTTCGCCGCCACCGCCGAAATCGGCGCCGTGCAGTGGAACGTGATCGAAGTGGAAAAATACAACCACGACCCGCTCGAATCCGTCCGCCTCTCCCTCGAGCAACTCAAGACCTGGGGACAAGCATAG